GAACACCGGCCGCCTGCCGGTCTCTCTGCTGCGCTACGATCTCACTGGCCACGACGATGAGGTGAAGCGCTTCTGGGCGCATGTGCCACTGTCGGCGGTGAAGCGGTAACAGTGCCTGGTCCGGCGGGATCGCGCGATCCCGCCGGATGCTCAATAGTTGACGCCCGGATTGTCCCCCGGATGGATCAGACCGACGACATCCATCCCCTCCGGCGCGATGCATTCCAGCGAGTGGAGATGCTTGCGCGGGAAGAAGATCACGTCGCCGGGGCCGACCCGGGCGGCGCTGGTCTCGTTCCAGATGATGCCCTCGCCGGACATGATGATCAGCGCCTCCTCGTAGAGGTGGCGGTGCATTTCGGCGCGGGAGCGCGGGATGTGGCCGATGAACTGCGCGGCGGTGGTCGATCCGATGCGCTTGTCGACGAGCATCTGGAACCAGCGCGGCCCCATCGCCGTCCGCTCTTCCTCGTCGATCGAAACGACGCGGTCGGGCCAGGCCGCGTCGAACGCCGCGGGCATCTCCGCCAGTTCGATCAGCGCCTCGACCGCAGGGCAGGCGGAGACATAGGCGCGCAGCGGCGTGCCGGCGGCCAGGCGGAACGCCTCGCCGGCGCGGACATAGGCGCCGCAGGGCGCGGTCACCGCGAAGCTGCGGTCGCCGATCGCGATCGTGCCGTTGCCCGCCATGATCCAGAGGATGGTGTCGACACCCTCGGCGGCGAGGATCGGCGTCTCGCCGTCTTCGAGACGCAGATGGAATTGCGATTGGTGCTCGGCCCCCAGCGACGGCCCGACGATCGTACGCAACGCATAGCGCAGCGAGAGATCGGCCCCGTGCTCGGGCGAGACCGCGAAGCAGCGGCCGTCGACGCGCGAGACGCCCGTGGCATCAGCGCTGACGAGATCGGGCCGCGGCACGTCGGCGCCGTCGGTCGCGTCGCTATA
The window above is part of the Sphingomonas sanxanigenens DSM 19645 = NX02 genome. Proteins encoded here:
- a CDS encoding cupin domain-containing protein yields the protein MADHACTGKCPVIAHRKPYYAELRAGRSYLWCSCGRSQRQPFCDGRSHEGTGFLPVRYTAQADGEEVLFCGCKHTSTAPFCDGAHSNLPGGYSDATDGADVPRPDLVSADATGVSRVDGRCFAVSPEHGADLSLRYALRTIVGPSLGAEHQSQFHLRLEDGETPILAAEGVDTILWIMAGNGTIAIGDRSFAVTAPCGAYVRAGEAFRLAAGTPLRAYVSACPAVEALIELAEMPAAFDAAWPDRVVSIDEEERTAMGPRWFQMLVDKRIGSTTAAQFIGHIPRSRAEMHRHLYEEALIIMSGEGIIWNETSAARVGPGDVIFFPRKHLHSLECIAPEGMDVVGLIHPGDNPGVNY